Sequence from the Vicinamibacterales bacterium genome:
CAATCCCATTGCCGTCACCCTGCCGCCGGCGCTCGCCACCGGCAAGCTCGAGATCCGCACCGATAGCATCGTCGCGCGCGTGCGCACGAACGCTGAGAATCGAGCGCAGGGCGTCACCTATCTCGAGCGCGCCACCCGCAAATCGGTCGACGTCGACGCGAAGTGGATCATCCTGGCGGCGTCGACGCTGGAGAACACGCGGCTGCTGCTGCTGTCGGCGAAGGGGGGGCTCGCCAACTCGAGCGGGCTGCTCGGCTACTACATGATGGACCAGGTGGGCGGCGGTGGCGTCAGCGGCATCCTGCCGAAACTGAAGGGCGGGCCGACGCGCCTCGACGATGGCAAGCAGGCGGGGATCACGATTCCCAACTTTCAGAACATCGACGCGAAGACGCAGCGCCAGGAGTTCATCCGCGGCTACGTGATGAACGCGACCGGCGGCCAGTCAGAGTTCCCCGCGTTTGCGGCCAACCTTCCGGGCTACGGGTCCGAGTGGAAGCAGGAGATCAAGAGCCGCTACGTGGCGCAGGCGCGGGTCTGGAATGCGGGTGCCGAGATGCTGGCGCGCAAGGAGAACTTCGTCGAGCTCGATCCGGAGGTGAAGGACGCGTGGGGGATTCCCGTGCTGCGCATCCACTTCACGCACAGCGACAACGACTACAAGCTGATCGAGGACTTTCAACAGAAGGCCGAAGAGCTGTTTCGCAAGGCCGGCGGGGAATTGATGCCTGGCCCGGTGGCGCCGGCGGGATTCCCCGGCGGCCCCGGCGCGCCGGACGCGCGTCCACCCGCGGCTCCGGCCGCCGCCGCGCCGCCACCGCGGCCGCCACGCCGCCGTCCGCTGAGCAGTTCGATCCACGAGTGCGGCACGGCGCGGATGAGCGTCAGCCCGAAGGACGGCGTGCTCGACTCCTACTGCCGGACGCACGACGTTCCGAACCTGTTCGTGTTTGGCGGCAACGCCTTTCCCTCGACGGGCGACAAGCACCCGACATTGACGATGATGGCGCTGACCGCGCGCGGCTGCGACCAGCTGCTCGCGCGCACGAAATAGGCCGCGCGCGAGCGGTGCCAAGGGTGCAAAGGGTGCCAAAGGTGCTAGCGGTGCGGGTGCTAAGCGGTGCAGGTGCTAGCGGTGCAGGTGCTAGGGTGCAGGTGCTAGCAGTGCGGGTGCTAGCGGTCCAGGGCGCTAGCGGTGCGGGGTGCTGGGGTTCCGGGTGGAGCAGCACCGTTGGCACCCAGCACCCCTGGCACCAGCACCCTTCGCACCCTTGGCACCTTTAGCACCCTTGGCACCGTCGCGTGAGCCCCGTTTGACACGCTCACTCCCCTAGATTATCTTCCTGAGCATGCCCAAACGCGGCACGCCCGCGATCCAGGGGGACATGCTGCAGGGCACGCTCGACGTGCTGGTGCTCAAGACGCTGGCGCTCGGACCGGCGCACGGGCACACGATCGCGCACGCCATCGAGCATCGTTCGGAAGATGTTCTTCAGGTCGAGCACGGATCGCTCTACCCGGCGCTCCACCGCCTTGAGGACCGCGGCTGGATCGCGTCGTTCTGGGGCACGTCCGAGAACAACCGGCGCGCGCGCTATTACCGCCTCACGCCGAAGGGGCGTCAGCAGCTCGACGCGCAGACGACGCGCTGGGACGAGTTGGTGCGCGCCGTCAACCGAATCCTGCGGCCCGCGTCTGAATAACAAGCCATGCGGATCCTCCGCGCGCTGCACCGGCGGTACTGGGACGACGAACGGCGCGGCGAGCTCGACGCCTACCTGGCGGAAGAGACCGCCGACAACCTCGCGCGCGGCATGACGCCCGACGCGGCGCGCACGGCCGCCCATCGCAAGCTGGGGAGTGTCACGCGCATCCGCGAGGAGATCTACGAGATGAATTCGCTCGGCTTCCTGGAAACGCTGTGGCAGGACCTGCGCTACGGCGCGCGCGTGCTCCGTCGCAACCCGACCTTCGCGCTCGTGACGATTCTGACGCTCGCGCTCGGGACCGGCGCCAACACCGCCATTTTTCAGCTGATCGAGGCCGTCAACCTGCGCACGCTGCCGGTCTCGCATCCGGACCAGCTGCTCGAGCTCAAGATCCTCAACGCCAAGCACGGCCGCATGGGCTCGTTCAACGGCAGCCGTCCGAACTTCTCCAACCTGGTGTGGGAGCGCATCCAGGCCGACCAGCGGGTCTTCTCCGGCGTGCTGGCGTGGACCACCACGCAATGGGACCTCGCGCCGGCGGGCGAGTCGCGGCCGGTGCAGGGTCTCTATGTCAGCGGCGGCTATTTCAGCACGCTGGGCGTTGCGGCGCGGGTCGGACGGGTCTTCACGGCTGCTGACGACCGGCCCGGCTGCGGCACGCCCGGCGCCGTGATCAGCGACGCGTTCTGGCAGCGCGAGTACGGCGGCGATCCGTCAGCCGTCGGACGATCGATCGTGCTCGACGGGCGTGCCGTAGACATCATCGGCGTGACGCCCGCGTCGTTCTTCGGTACCCAAGTCGGGCGCAGCTTCGACGTGGCGATGCCGCTCTGCGCCGACGCGGTGTTCAGCCCGAGGCCGCGCCTGAAGCGGCCCGACTTCTGGTTCCTTGGCGTGTTCGGGCGGTTGAAGCCAGGCGTCAACCGGGAGCAGGCCGCGGCGCAGCTGCGCACGATCTCCGCCGGGATCTTTCGCGACACCACCCCCGCCAACTACGACCCGTCGACGGCCCGGGACTATCAGACCTTCGAGATCGGCACACTGCCGGCGTCGACCGGATTCTCGAGCCTGCGCGCCAACTACGCCGATTCCCTCGGCGTGCTGCTGGCGCTGACCGGGATCGTCCTGCTCATTGCCTGCGCGAATCTGGCCAACCTGATGCTGGCGCGCGCGACGGCGCGCGAGCGTGAGATTGCGGTGCGGCTGGCGATCGGCGCGTCGCGGCCGCGCATCATCCGGCAGATGGTCTCGGAGAGCCTGCTGATCGCCGGACTCGGCGCCGCGGCGGGGCTGCTGGCCGCGCAGTGGTTTAGCCGCGCGCTCGTGTCTTTTCTCGACTCCGACAGCACGCGCGTCTTCGTCGACGTCGAACTGAACGCGAAAGCGTTCGGCTTCGCAGCAGTGGTCGCCGCGGCCGCCGCGCTGGCATTCGGCCTCGTGCCGGCCATCCGCGCGACGCGCACGTCCCCGAATACGGCGATCAAGGCGTCGAGCCGCTCGGTGACCGACAGCCGGGAGCGTTTCGGCCTCCGCCGCCTGCTCGTCGTGGCGCAGGTGGCGCTCTCGCTGATGATGGTCATCGGCGCGCTGCTGTTCGTGCGCAGCCTGTGGAAGCTCACGCACGTCGATCCCGGGTTCCGGACGGACGGCGTGCTCGTGGCCTCTGTGGACTATCGGAAGGCCGGCATTCCCGAGCCGGCGCGTGGGGCCTTCGAGCGCCAGATCGTCGAGCGACTGCGCGCGCTGCCGGGCGTGACTGGCGCGGCCCGCGCGTCCGACGCGCCGCTCGCCGGCAACTCCTGGAACCAGCACGTCGTCGTCGGAGGCGCCGAGCAGCAGACCAACGTCAACTTCAACTCGGTGACACCCGGCTACTTCGACGTGCTGCGAACGCCGCTCGTCGCCGGCCGCGACTTCGACGACCACGACACGCCGGAATCGCCGCTCGTCGCGGTCGTGACCGAGTCGTTCGCTCGCAGCTTTTTCCCGCACGGGGCGGTCGGACAGACCTTCCAGATCGTCGAGGACGTCGGTGTGGCGCGGCCGCCGATCCGGGTTGTCGGTGTCGTCAAGGACTCGAAATACGGGGATCTACGCGAGCCGTTCACGCCGCTCGCGGTCATGGATGGCGCCCAGGACAAGGAGTTCGATGGCTCGTCCGATGTGGTGATCCGCGCCACGACGGGGCTGACGGCGGTGAGCGCCGCCGCCACGCGCGCGCTTCTGGAACTGAACGGCTCGATCGTCGTGCGTTACCAGTCGATGGCGTCGATCGTCGCGGCGACACTCGTCCGCGACCGGTTGATGGCGACGCTGTCGGGGTTCTTCGGCGCGCTGGCCGTCCTCATTGCGGCGATCGGCCTCTACGGCGTGATGGCGTATACGGTCGCCCGACGGAAGGTCGAGATCGGCATCCGGATGGCGCTCGGGGCCGATCGCCGCGCCGTGGTCGGCATGATCGTGCGTGAAGCGCTGGTGCTGCTGGCGGCCGGCGCCGCGGTCGGGCTCGCGGCGGCGATTCCCGGCGCCCACCTGGCGTCGGCCCTTCTCTACGGACTTCAACCCGCCGACGTGCCGACGCTGGCGGCGTCGCTGACGCTGCTGGCCTTCATCACGACCGCCGCCAGCTGCATTCCCGCCTGGCGCGCGTCGCGCGTGGCGCCGACCGTCGCGCTCCGCGAGGACTGATGCGGATCGTCCGCGCGTTGCGCGCGGGCGTGGCGCGGGGGATTCGGCGACGCCGGCGGCCGCAGTGGCCGCGCTTGCCGTGGTCGGGATGGCGGCAGGCAGGCGATTTGCTTTAGACGGGTCCGTGATGTCCGAAGCGGACGCCGCGCATGAGCTCACCGAGACGGAGAAGCGCCACAACGTCATCCGTCTCGCGTTCGACGGCGACGCGGCGAAGCTCGACGCGTTCGTCGAGATCGTGCGGCAGACGATCCCCGAAAACACCGGCGTCGTGCTGCGAGGCAGCTCAGTGACCGGCCGTCGCTGGAAGGACGGCGAGGCGTTCGATGCCGGCGGCCCGGGGACGAGCGATCTCGATCTGACGCTCGTCGGCGAGCGCGCGCTCGACTACTTCATCTTCGACGGCTTCTTCGTACCCGGTGTGCACACACGTCCGCTCAGCGATCAGGATCGCGACATCGCACCGGACCTGGTGCCGCTGCGCGAGCAGCTGATGGCGATGGTGCGGCGGCCGGTCAACATCCAGGCGACGCGCGACTTCGTGATGTATTTTCGCGGCGAGTTGCTTGGCCAGCCCTACCTGACTCTCGTGGAGAAGGCCGACTGACGCTGCGGCTCCTGACCTACAACATCCGCCGGGGAGGCGCCGGGCGCGAGGACGCGCTGCTGGCCGTCATCCGTCCGCTTCAGCCCGACATCGTCATCTTCCAGGAGGCGACCAACCCGGCCGTCGTGCGCGCGCTCGCCGACGGAGCCGGCATGCGGCACTGCGCCGCGATGGCGAAGCTGTCGCTCGGCTTCATGAGCCGCGTGCCGATCGCCAGCCACTCGTGGCATCGCCCGCGCCTGTCGCGTCATGCGTTCCTCGAGCTGGTGCCGGCGGGGCTGCCGGTCCGCATCTTCGGGGTCCACCTGAGCGCAGTGTTTGCGGCGTTGACCGAGCGCCGGCGCTCGATCGAGCTGCGCGCGCTCATTGCGGCGATTGCGCGCGAGCAGCGCGGTTTTCACATGGTCGCCGGTGATTTCAATACGGTCGCTCCCGGAGAGCTGCTCGACGTGGCCGCCCTGCCGCAAAAGGTACGGGCAACGATGTGGCTGAGCGGCGGCCGGATCCGCTGGCGCACGATCCAGCTCATGCTGGACGCCGGCTACGTAGACGTCTTCCGCGCCACTCATCCCGCCGATCCCGGCTTGACCCTACCGACCTCAGGTCCGCAGGTACGCCTCGACTACGTGTTCGTGCCTTCCGCCGATCAGCCGCGCGTGACACGCTGCGAGGTGATCCGGACGCCGCCCGCCAATGAAGCATCGGATCACTTTCCG
This genomic interval carries:
- a CDS encoding ABC transporter permease, which encodes MRILRALHRRYWDDERRGELDAYLAEETADNLARGMTPDAARTAAHRKLGSVTRIREEIYEMNSLGFLETLWQDLRYGARVLRRNPTFALVTILTLALGTGANTAIFQLIEAVNLRTLPVSHPDQLLELKILNAKHGRMGSFNGSRPNFSNLVWERIQADQRVFSGVLAWTTTQWDLAPAGESRPVQGLYVSGGYFSTLGVAARVGRVFTAADDRPGCGTPGAVISDAFWQREYGGDPSAVGRSIVLDGRAVDIIGVTPASFFGTQVGRSFDVAMPLCADAVFSPRPRLKRPDFWFLGVFGRLKPGVNREQAAAQLRTISAGIFRDTTPANYDPSTARDYQTFEIGTLPASTGFSSLRANYADSLGVLLALTGIVLLIACANLANLMLARATAREREIAVRLAIGASRPRIIRQMVSESLLIAGLGAAAGLLAAQWFSRALVSFLDSDSTRVFVDVELNAKAFGFAAVVAAAAALAFGLVPAIRATRTSPNTAIKASSRSVTDSRERFGLRRLLVVAQVALSLMMVIGALLFVRSLWKLTHVDPGFRTDGVLVASVDYRKAGIPEPARGAFERQIVERLRALPGVTGAARASDAPLAGNSWNQHVVVGGAEQQTNVNFNSVTPGYFDVLRTPLVAGRDFDDHDTPESPLVAVVTESFARSFFPHGAVGQTFQIVEDVGVARPPIRVVGVVKDSKYGDLREPFTPLAVMDGAQDKEFDGSSDVVIRATTGLTAVSAAATRALLELNGSIVVRYQSMASIVAATLVRDRLMATLSGFFGALAVLIAAIGLYGVMAYTVARRKVEIGIRMALGADRRAVVGMIVREALVLLAAGAAVGLAAAIPGAHLASALLYGLQPADVPTLAASLTLLAFITTAASCIPAWRASRVAPTVALRED
- a CDS encoding PadR family transcriptional regulator, yielding MPKRGTPAIQGDMLQGTLDVLVLKTLALGPAHGHTIAHAIEHRSEDVLQVEHGSLYPALHRLEDRGWIASFWGTSENNRRARYYRLTPKGRQQLDAQTTRWDELVRAVNRILRPASE
- a CDS encoding GMC family oxidoreductase, yielding MKTYDAIIVGSGACGGWAALELTKQGLDVLMLEAGAAVDPAKDFHHRFSYELDYRGNGEPGLMRRYSGSERNYKIMIDDVENPYTTSPETTYRWGRSRVLGGRTLHWARATDRMADYEFKAASRDGYGMDWAVSYGDMKPYYDRVESFVGVSGAREGWPQFPDGVFLPPMPLNCAETILTAACASLGWPSTHRRLSQLTQPHNGRPACHYCGNCVNGCDVGAMFNPIAVTLPPALATGKLEIRTDSIVARVRTNAENRAQGVTYLERATRKSVDVDAKWIILAASTLENTRLLLLSAKGGLANSSGLLGYYMMDQVGGGGVSGILPKLKGGPTRLDDGKQAGITIPNFQNIDAKTQRQEFIRGYVMNATGGQSEFPAFAANLPGYGSEWKQEIKSRYVAQARVWNAGAEMLARKENFVELDPEVKDAWGIPVLRIHFTHSDNDYKLIEDFQQKAEELFRKAGGELMPGPVAPAGFPGGPGAPDARPPAAPAAAAPPPRPPRRRPLSSSIHECGTARMSVSPKDGVLDSYCRTHDVPNLFVFGGNAFPSTGDKHPTLTMMALTARGCDQLLARTK
- a CDS encoding endonuclease/exonuclease/phosphatase family protein, producing MRRGGAGREDALLAVIRPLQPDIVIFQEATNPAVVRALADGAGMRHCAAMAKLSLGFMSRVPIASHSWHRPRLSRHAFLELVPAGLPVRIFGVHLSAVFAALTERRRSIELRALIAAIAREQRGFHMVAGDFNTVAPGELLDVAALPQKVRATMWLSGGRIRWRTIQLMLDAGYVDVFRATHPADPGLTLPTSGPQVRLDYVFVPSADQPRVTRCEVIRTPPANEASDHFPLLAEVTA